The Argonema galeatum A003/A1 genomic interval CACTACCAAACCTTAGCAATCGGTCTTTGTGGGTAAGTACTAATCTCTCTACTTGGCTATCGACAATTAATCTAATTAATCTTTTTAGTCCTTTTTTGCTATAATTTAAACCACTTCCTAAGTCCTCAATTATTTGATACTGCCAACCATTCTGAGCGCAAAACAATTCTAAGACTTGTCTTTGTCTAGCTAAGTCATCTTTTTGGTCATAACTAGATACACGGCAATAGCCAATAGTGTAAGAAAGTTCTGATTTAATTCCCAGTAACTGAGCTAAATCATATCTTCTATGTCCCGACGCTGTTCTTTCTGGTATGAGTTTGCCTTCTAATTCCCAACGTCTGAGAGTAGA includes:
- a CDS encoding IS607 family transposase, with the translated sequence MSKLSISEAAKIKGVSASTLRRWELEGKLIPERTASGHRRYDLAQLLGIKSELSYTIGYCRVSSYDQKDDLARQRQVLELFCAQNGWQYQIIEDLGSGLNYSKKGLKRLIRLIVDSQVERLVLTHKDRLLRFGSELIFSLSEHFGTEVLIINRTEDVSFEEDLASDVLEIITVFSARLSGSRSHKNKKIVEELKNVAAKF